The segment TACCTGGTAACAGCTATATCTCCTATTCCCACTGCCTTTTTCTCCAAAGAAACTAAAAGAACCTTAATGAATTACAAACGTACGAGGTAACAGCGACGGCACTACGGGAAGTAAATCAAAAACGGAAACAATGAAATCATACAAAATCCACAAAAAGGAAGCGGAAATAAAGTTAAAAATCAAAAAAAGGAAAACGCTCGGGATACAATAAGTAAATCACTAAAATTTTATAAACCTTAATCTTTATTATTTATGAAAACTCTAAAAAACAAAGTTCAACTAATTGGGAATGTGGGAGACACTCCTAAAATGCACACTTTCGAGAATGGAAAAAAAGTAGCTCGATTTTCATTAGCAACCAATGATTATTTCATGAAGGACGACGAGAAAATTCAACAAACCGAATGGCACAATTTGGTGGCCTGGGGTAAACAAGCTGATTTAGTAGAAAAGTATGTTGAAAAAGGTTCTGAATTAGCAATAGCGGGAAAATTAACCTCCCGTTCCTTTGAAAGCGCAGGAGGCGAAAAACATGTAGTTACAGAAATAGTAGTCAATGAACTTCTTCTATTAAGTTCCAAAGAAAATTCCACCAAAAATTAAAAACAAAAAAAGAGGGCGTTCCCGTGAAAAGTTGCGCCCTCTCTTTCTAACATTTAATAAATGCCGTTATGAAAACCAAAGTTAATGAAATATCGATAAGTTACAGCGGAAACTTGAAAACTAAAGATCTGCCTAAAATTTCCTCGTCCCATGATGCATTTTCCCTCTTCTATGAAAATTGGGATTTAAAGAATATTGGGCTCCACGAATCTTTTAAAATTCTCTTGTTAAACAACTCAAATAAGGTAAAGGGGATTTATACCCTTTCCTCCGGTGGAATAACAGGAACTTTAGTAGATGTGAGAATATTGTTTGCAGTACTGCTGAAAAGTTTAACAACCGCTGTAATAATAGCACATAACCACCCTAGTGGAAACTTAAAACCCAGTGAAGCAGACAAGCAACTCACAAAAAAAATAACTCAAGGAGGCGAATATTTTGATATAAAGGTACTGGATCATTTAATAATTATTCCTGATGGGGATTATTTTAGTTTTGCCGATGAAGGACTCCTTTAAAGATTAGGAACGGGTGGCAATTTAGCCGCCCGTTTTCTTTTTCTATTATTCCCAATAAGAACAAGATTCCACTAAGAATTTTCTCAATTTTTAGAATATTTTCTCTTAAAATTTTCCTTGAAAGGAACGCATAACTTCTCCTTGAATACCTTCGGAAAGGTTGAAATTTTGTCCCGTCGTGCGGGACAAAAAGGAATAGCAAGAGGGTAACGGGCAGAGCCCAGTTACGTTTTCATATTTCCCTGATTCACAATAATATAAGAATTTATTTACAATAATTTTTTATTAAATTTGCGTCAAAACCTTTGGAAACCCTTGTAAATAGGGAATTTTTTGCGTCAAAAGTCACTTAAAATGGAATTTAAGTTGGTCCTCACCACATTTCCTTTCATTCAGCAAACGCTACATTTCAGGAAAAGAGGTTCGTCCAAAATCTTAAACACGAGTCAAAAAAGATCATGATTTTATATAGAAGAAATGTTTGAAGATCTTTTTTGTCTCAAGTCCCCTAGTTCGGAACCAAAAATAATATTCTCATTTTCAGAAGAAAGAAACAGAATTTGAAATTAGCGGCCTGCATAAAGCCGCTTTGCTTTTTATAAGGCCTTTCCTAATTTCAAATTCTAAAATGTAAGGCTACATCAAAAGGTAATGCATACAGCTCTGAAAGAAGTAAGTGGAAATGAAACAAAAAGAGATCCTTATTTTTCATCTCGGGGGATTGCTAAAAATTTCTTCTTGTAATAATCAAAGGAAAATGCACCAGATAAAAAAAGTAAATGGTTTAAGTAAGCGGAATTTTTTGAAAGCTCTAGCCCATTTATCTATTAACCACAAAACTTCATATTTGAATCTCATCCAGAATCTTAGGTAGTACTATTTTTTTCTTTTTGCTTTAAAAATGGTCTTATTTCATCCAGTAATTCTGCTTCGTCTACTGGGAGTAATTGCAAAATCAATTCCAGTACACCTTGGATATTAAGGGGTCGCTTTATGTAAGGAGACGCGCCTTCAGCATCATAACAAGCTTCTGTAATACACAGTTTCAGTAAATCAGAGATTGTAGAGATAAGCTCCACATAACTGGTAAATTCAATTTGGGCTCTGTACGATCTTTCTCTTTCTTCATCTTCTCTAAGGGTGCGAAATAAATTTGGCGCGAGCCTCCTTAATCTGGCGAGATCATTTTTATCCTTTTTTTTCATTGTGTCCAAGTTTAGTAATTCTTGAAATGTCATTAGTTTTTTGGGTTTCCTGTTTCTCCTTATCGATAATTTCTTCAATACGATCCATATAATTCATTTGATCATAAGGGAGCAGATCAATTACCATTTCCAATACAAGACCAATACTGGCTTCTCCTGTAATATGGGAGAGACTTTTTGAACTAAAACTACCCTGCCCGTCTAAAGCTATAACACATACTTCTAATAAGGCTGAGATTCGCATCATGTAATCCGCGTGATCTTCTACGGTAAGGCTGACTTTCTTTAGGTTTTTCCTGCATTCAGGAATAGGCTGGAGCCCATCCTTACGATTCTCCAGTAAGGATATTATAGCCTTATACTTCTCCCTCTTCTTCAATTTCTTTTTCATCTGATTTAGATTTTAATTGTAATAATTGTTTCTGAAGTAGAGGTTCCACCTTCTTTTTAAAAGACAAGCAACAGTGATGTAAGTATTGTACATCTTCCTTTGTGAAAATATCGGTACTACGAAACCGTAAATCACTGGCACTTGTTTTAAGTAATTCTTTTAGTCTTTGATCCTGGAATAATTCAATTGGCCAAGTAATTTCCTGATGATGGCAACAGCTTTGACATAGCTGTAGGAGATAAAAAATATGAAATTGGTTGGGGTGGTAATGAATAAAAGAATATAGAATCGCTAAGGAAAGCTGTTCAATACTGTTACGAAGAAGAAAAGCAGCGGTTAGAGGCTGGTCCAGAAATTGAGTAGCATTGCTCAACAGGCTTTCGGAAATCATCAATCGATTTTCGCAGTACCTGATGATGCCTTTATAATTAAGGTCAGGAAGGTTGTCTAACTTCAACTTAGCTATTTCGAAGGGTATGCCATAGATCAACCAACCCGACCTAATTATTTTTTGGAAAAGATGCTGATGTTCATTATTAGAGAGAGCTATTTGTTTAGGACTGTAGCATAATAAACCCAGATTAATCTCTCCTTTAAATTGTTTAGAAACAATATCAGCGAGATTTGCTGTAGCGTTGGGAGGGAAATTGGTGCCAATAAGCAGAAGGCTTAATTGCCAATGTTGCTCTTTTTGTCCAGTTTTATCTATAAGTATATTGTGTTTCAAATTTTCTTCAGATTGAAAGCCAAAGCAGTAGGCAGCTTCTAATTCCAGGTGCTTTAATAGAATTTGCACAACTTCGTTAAAAACTTGTTGAATAGTCTTTGCAGTGTTTGAAATTCTAGTAGAAGAAACTCTTATATTTGTTAATGCCTCCATGATGTTGATTTTTAGTTCTTAATGAAGGTAAAAACAACCAGAGCCGTACCCTACCAATAGGCTTTGTATTATACTCATTCCATTGGTATTTTACCCATTAGGGTTATATAAAAAAGTTTAGAAGAAGAAATCTATTATATTGTGAATTATGACAACATCAACCAAAACAAACCACATCGGCCGTAAGATTGCGCGTATTCGTGAATTACGCGGGATGAAACAAGAAACTCTTGCCGAAGAGTTAGGCCTTAGCCAGCAAAGTGTTTCCCACTTGGAACAAAGTGAAACTTTGGAAGAAGAAAAACTTGAAAAAGTAGCGAAGGTTTTAGGAGTTACTAAAGAGGCGATTGAAAACTTTTCCGAAGATCACGTGATAAATTACTTCAATAACTTTTATGATAACAGTGCCTCCCAAGGCAATAGCTTTAATCAAGGAATTTATCCAACTTTCAATCCTCTTGATAAACTGGTGGAAGCTTACGAAGAAAACAAAAAGCTTTAT is part of the Antarcticibacterium sp. 1MA-6-2 genome and harbors:
- a CDS encoding RadC family protein, translated to MKTKVNEISISYSGNLKTKDLPKISSSHDAFSLFYENWDLKNIGLHESFKILLLNNSNKVKGIYTLSSGGITGTLVDVRILFAVLLKSLTTAVIIAHNHPSGNLKPSEADKQLTKKITQGGEYFDIKVLDHLIIIPDGDYFSFADEGLL
- a CDS encoding helix-turn-helix domain-containing protein, with the protein product MTTSTKTNHIGRKIARIRELRGMKQETLAEELGLSQQSVSHLEQSETLEEEKLEKVAKVLGVTKEAIENFSEDHVINYFNNFYDNSASQGNSFNQGIYPTFNPLDKLVEAYEENKKLYERLVQAEKDKVAYLEKLLKK
- a CDS encoding single-stranded DNA-binding protein; translation: MKTLKNKVQLIGNVGDTPKMHTFENGKKVARFSLATNDYFMKDDEKIQQTEWHNLVAWGKQADLVEKYVEKGSELAIAGKLTSRSFESAGGEKHVVTEIVVNELLLLSSKENSTKN